One segment of Lytechinus variegatus isolate NC3 chromosome 13, Lvar_3.0, whole genome shotgun sequence DNA contains the following:
- the LOC121426848 gene encoding neuromedin-U receptor 2-like yields MMSLRNNTVDAMEGGDFEEIVNISNFTNDSLFDEGPRDSSKILWWHLVLLVLAFIGILGNTLVLMVLLRRKQKRSSTDTLIANLALADLAICLSAILVPIADSFKGIKTIPTGYCPFVDIPFTSLVATEASVLTLMGISIERFVAVLHPNAFERTFTPRRTLAIIGSIWVFSVVLDIYHFFIIGQENGECTTTFPSGVKGIILGIFIFSCRYFIPATVMVICQLRTIWELRTRKTLFIRPSRRRKSQRIRLVRVRRRVIATLFAVIVVFIICWTPDQLYFLFCSVYVISRSEIYSVTHRNLLLIGFTNSLFNIIIYAALNPKFRKALKNMFMDFVEGCHFRGCYSHHEYAVGQTRIPMQDRRPN; encoded by the coding sequence ATGATGTCATTAAGGAATAATACGGTTGACGCTATGGAGGGCGGTGACTTTGAAGAGATTGTGAATATATCAAACTTTACGAATGATTCACTCTTTGATGAAGGACCAAGGGATAGTTCAAAGATCCTGTGGTGGCACTTGGTGCTCCTAGTACTCGCATTTATCGGTATACTTGGTAACACACTGGTGTTGATGGTCCTGCTCCGGCGCAAACAAAAACGCTCATCGACAGATACCCTGATCGCAAACCTGGCACTCGCGGACTTGGCCATTTGTCTATCAGCTATTCTGGTCCCTATAGCCGACAGCTTCAAAGGCATCAAAACAATTCCTACGGGGTACTGTCCCTTCGTCGACATCCCTTTCACCTCGCTTGTTGCAACTGAAGCTTCGGTCCTGACCTTAATGGGCATCTCCATCGAACGCTTTGTGGCCGTCCTGCATCCAAACGCTTTCGAGCGTACGTTCACCCCCAGAAGGACACTGGCGATTATCGGCTCGATCTGGGTGTTCAGCGTTGTTCTGGACATCtaccattttttcatcatcGGGCAGGAAAACGGAGAATGCACCACCACTTTTCCATCTGGTGTCAAAGGTATCATATTggggattttcattttctcctgcAGGTACTTTATTCCTGCAACGGTGATGGTCATCTGCCAGTTACGGACGATCTGGGAACTACGCACAAGGAAAACGTTGTTTATTCGTCCGTCTCGGCGTCGAAAATCACAACGTATACGCCTGGTTCGAGTCCGTCGTCGGGTGATCGCAACCCTCTTCGCCGTCATCGTCGTCTTCATCATATGCTGGACGCCCGATCAGCTATACTTTCTTTTCTGCAGTGTCTATGTCATTAGTAGGTCAGAAATTTACAGCGTCACGCATCGTAATTTGTTGCTTATTGGATTCACCAACTCGTTATTTAATATCATCATCTACGCAGCGCTGAACCCGAAATTTCGAAAGGCCTTGAAGAACATGTTCATGGACTTCGTTGAAGGGTGCCACTTTCGTGGGTGCTATTCGCATCACGAATATGCAGTAGGCCAAACAAGAATACCCATGCAGGACAGAAGACCTAATTAA